DNA from Mycolicibacterium alvei:
CTTGGCCAGACCCGAAATTGAAAACTGCTTCCGGCGAGAGCTTTTCGTCGCGTTGGTCATCGTGAAATGGCACCGGTCCGTCGGTTGTGGGCAGTGTGGGTAGTGAGGCCGCGAGGTGACGTGGCCATGCCGTCGGCATGGCAGTCGATGGGGGAGCGCCCGTGCACCATGTTCACCTCGATACCCCTCGCTGTCTAGCCGAATGGCTAACTAGAAACTAGCGAGATATTAGCTTATTTAAATGAGTGACAAAACGGTGACACAGGTGTGATGCCGCGCCCGCGGTGCCGCGCCGCCGGCGGTCGGTTGCCGGCGTCCTCAGCGGTCACGAAATCCGAGGTCAAGCGGCTTTTTCAGCGCCCGTCGACAGGGGTTTCGGGGTGAATCTGCGCTACCGATTGTGATGGAGCTAACGAAATCGGGCTGGGTCTCGCCGCCGTGTCGGCAGCGGCACCCAGCCCGCATCGAGATCCGTCAGTGCCAGTCCCAGACCGACATGTCGTTGGGTGGGTAGCTCTGGCAGATGTCGGTGGTGTTGGCGGCGACGCCCTTGTTGTTGAAGAACAGTTTGGCCCAGTTCGGCCAGCGCCAGGACATGTTCTCGAAGAAGGCGTTGGTGGCCATGTTCTCGGAGTATTGGCGGCGGCCGGCGTAGTCCATGGAGAAGAACCAGTGGATGCGGTCCTGGGCGCCCTGCTGGTCGGCGACGGGCTTGTTGTTGTAGTCGATCATGTAGCGCTCGTAGTAGACGGGTTCGACGTCGCGGGCGGCGGCCATGATCTGTTCGGCGGTGCAGGGGGTGCGCAGGATGCGGTTGGGGATGGGGTAGTCGTCGGTGGCGTCGGCGCCTGCGATGCCGGCGGTGGCCAGGCTGCCGGCCACGGCGCAGGCGGCGATGCCGGTGCGGATCAGGTTTGTGACGCTCGTGCGGTTGGACATGGTGCTCCCAAAGTCGGTTAGTGCGCGGCCTGTTCGTAGACGGAGCGCTGATCGGGGCAGTAGTAGTTGATGGCGGTGCCGGTGAACTGCCAGGCCTGGGCGTCGCTGCTGTCCTTGGCCAGTTGCTTCTTGACGAAGCCGACCGAGTCCTGGGCGGTGTGGTCGACGCCGTTGTGCAGTCGTTTGCACATGATCTTGGCGATCCAGGCGTTGTAGTCGCGCTGCCCGTAGATGCCAAAGGTGTGCAGCTCATTGGCGAAATCTGTATCAATCTCGGCTTGTGCGGGAGCGGCGAAGGCGATTGCCGCCGCGGCACCGATCACTGCCAGCCCTGCAAGCTTCATGCGGTGAATCTTAGCCCATCTAAGCCTGTTTCCGGTGGGCGGTTCGCTCAGCCGATCGCCGACAGCAAGGGGACATATTGCTCGGCATGCGTGAGCGAACCGTGATGGCCGATCAATGCCGACTCCAGGGGTTCGGCCTGGCGTCTCAGCAATGCGGTTGAACCGCACGCCGCGGCGACGACATCACCGATTCGGGACCGGACGTCGTCACGTACCCGAGGTCCGAACCAACCCGCCGCGATGGCCTCGCTCCGAGACATCACCCACGCGGAATCCGCCAGGGTGGTGCGCCATGCACTGAGCACATCGTCGGCCGCACCGTCAGCGGTGTAGATATGCCGGGCACGGGCTTCACCACCGACGGCAACCACCCCGTCGCGGAGTGGGGTGCTTTCGTCGATGTCCACTGCCGCCGCAGGATCGACGGCGACCATGCCGTGGTCGGCCACCACGGTCAGCAGGCACTCCGACGGCAATGCCTCCAGCACCGACTCCACCAGGCGGTCGACCTGCCGCAACTGCATTCGCCAGGCGGGCGATCCGGGTCCGTGCAGGTGGCCCACCAGGTCGAGGTCGGCGTGGTATCCGTAGCAGAAGCCGCTGCCTGCGACGGCCGCGATGATCTCGGCAGCGAGATCGCCGAGGGCATGAACGCCGACGTAACGTCCACCGCGCAGCACCGCCCGGGTCAGTCCGGACCCGGCGTACTGGGCGCCCGATACGACCGAGACCTCGAAACCGGCCGCTCGGGCCTGTTCGAAGGTGGTGGGCATCGGTTGGAGCTGTTCGGGCACCACCCGGTCGCGAAGGTCGGGTCCCCACGGATGGGGGCGCCACCGAAGTGCATTGATCACATCGAATTCCGGGCCGGCCCCGGGGACCCGGAACGAGTAACCGACAAATCCGTGTTCACCCGAGCGGTGTCCGGTGCCGATCGCCGCCAATCCCGCTGCCGTGGTGGACGGGAACCCGACGTGCAGTGTCGGACTGGAAGCTTGGTCCGACATGCCGGTCAGGACCGGTGCATCGGCGGCATGGGCGGCCAGTAGGTCGGCGCCGAGTCCGTCGATCAGCAGAACGCAGGCTCCGCGGATCGGGCCGGCCCAGGGAATCCGCGCATCGAACCCGGGTGCACCCATCGCGGCGAGCACCGACGGGACCACATCGGCCAGGTGGGGTGCATCGGGATCGGGACGCGCGGGCTCCACACCGCGAGCGTGCCACAGATCCCGAGCACGTCGCTGTACCCGGTACCCTGGGTTTTCATGAAGCCGATGAAAGCCGTGATCCTCGCCGCCGCCCTGGTGGTGTCTGCAGGCGGAGCGTTCAGCGGCATCGCCAGCGCCGATCCGGACACGGCCCCCATCCCCGCGCCCGGTCCGCCCCCGGGTCCGATCCAGCCGGCCCCCGAGGCTCCCGCGTCCGCCGACGCTCCCGCAGCACCTGTCGCCGCAAAGGTGATCGATCACGACGGCCTCTTCGTGGTCGGCACCGACATCCAGCCGGGCAACTACGCCTCGGCCGGCCCGGTCGAGGGCGGCACCTGCTACTGGAAGCGCATGGCCGACCTGCACGGCGGCGACATCATCGACAACGCGTTCACCAAGAAGCCACAGGTCATCACGATCGAGGCGACCGACAAGGCGTTCAAGACGAGTGGTTGCCAGCCGTGGCAGCCCACCGACGCCGCCCCCGACACTCCGGCCAACGGCACGATTCCGGCCCTGGTCGGCGGCGCCAAGCTGCGGGCCTGGATGGATTCACTCAACAACAATGCCCGCAACTACGACGGTTCCTCGGTGCCGATGCCCTGATGGGTCGCCCTGAGATCAGCCGGGCGGTAGCAGCGGCGGCCGGCAGGTGTTGCTGACCGGGTCCCACCACCAGCCGTTGTCGCATCCCAGCGGCACAACCGGCGGGCGGCACACATTCGCCACCGGATCCCACCACTCGCCGGCCCCGCAGTCGGCCCAGCTGACTGCCGGTGTGGCGACCGTGACCACTGCCAGCAGACCGAACGGCACCAATACCGTGCCGATGCCTGCGGCGCAGCGGCCGATGATGTTGGTCATCTCAAACCTCCCCGAGAGATCACGTGACCCGAGCCTATCGGCCCGCTGAGCGGACTGCCAGGAGTCGGACACGCCGCGGTGGCGCACAGCCCGACGATCCGGTGGGCGCGTCGACATCGGCAAATGCTTTGCTGCACAAGATCACCCACTCCGCGGTTCGCGCGCCCAGGCGTGTCACACAGGAAGTGCACACCGCGCGGGGAGCGCGGCGGGCACCGGCACGCTGCTAGTCTGCGAGGGCTGCCGGCTGCGCGAATCGCGGGCCGATCCGCCCGGCCGGCCACGGCGGAAACGTGATGAATCAGCTTGGTGGATACGGAAAAGGGTGTTGTGCGCGGCGCAGAGATCAAGGCCCTGACGGGACTGCGCATCGTTGCCGCGGTGTGGGTGGTGCTCTTCCACTTCAGGCCCCTGCTCTACCAGGTGGCACCTGACGTCACCGAAGCGCTCGCCCCCGTGCTCGACCGCGGCGCACAGGGTGTCGACCTCTTCTTCATCCTCAGCGGGTTCGTCCTGACCTGGAACTACATCGACCGGATGGGGCCGACCTGGTCCACCCGGGCCACACTGCACTTCTTGTGGCTGCGGTTGTCGCGGGTGTGGCCGGTGTACCTCGTCACGCTGCACCTGGCGGCACTGTGGCTGATCTTCACCCTCAACGTCGGACATATCCCGCCCGAGGACACCAGTGGCTACAACGCCGTCAGCTATGTGCGGCAACTGTTCCTGGTCCAACTCTGGTTCCAGCCCTACTTCGACGGCTCGAGCTGGGATGGGCCGGCATGGTCGATCAGCGCCGAGTGGTTGGCTTACCTTCTGTTCGGAGCGCTGATTCTGGTCATCTTCCGGATCGCGCGCGCCACCCGGGCGCGCGGCCTGATCCTGCTGGCCATCGTCGCCGCAGTGCCACCGGTCGTGCTGTTGATGGCCACGGGCCACTTCTACACCCCGTGGAGTTGGCTGCCCCGGATCGTCATG
Protein-coding regions in this window:
- a CDS encoding DUF5078 domain-containing protein, with amino-acid sequence MSNRTSVTNLIRTGIAACAVAGSLATAGIAGADATDDYPIPNRILRTPCTAEQIMAAARDVEPVYYERYMIDYNNKPVADQQGAQDRIHWFFSMDYAGRRQYSENMATNAFFENMSWRWPNWAKLFFNNKGVAANTTDICQSYPPNDMSVWDWH
- a CDS encoding DUF732 domain-containing protein encodes the protein MKLAGLAVIGAAAAIAFAAPAQAEIDTDFANELHTFGIYGQRDYNAWIAKIMCKRLHNGVDHTAQDSVGFVKKQLAKDSSDAQAWQFTGTAINYYCPDQRSVYEQAAH
- a CDS encoding alkaline phosphatase family protein; amino-acid sequence: MEPARPDPDAPHLADVVPSVLAAMGAPGFDARIPWAGPIRGACVLLIDGLGADLLAAHAADAPVLTGMSDQASSPTLHVGFPSTTAAGLAAIGTGHRSGEHGFVGYSFRVPGAGPEFDVINALRWRPHPWGPDLRDRVVPEQLQPMPTTFEQARAAGFEVSVVSGAQYAGSGLTRAVLRGGRYVGVHALGDLAAEIIAAVAGSGFCYGYHADLDLVGHLHGPGSPAWRMQLRQVDRLVESVLEALPSECLLTVVADHGMVAVDPAAAVDIDESTPLRDGVVAVGGEARARHIYTADGAADDVLSAWRTTLADSAWVMSRSEAIAAGWFGPRVRDDVRSRIGDVVAAACGSTALLRRQAEPLESALIGHHGSLTHAEQYVPLLSAIG
- a CDS encoding acyltransferase family protein; this encodes MRGAEIKALTGLRIVAAVWVVLFHFRPLLYQVAPDVTEALAPVLDRGAQGVDLFFILSGFVLTWNYIDRMGPTWSTRATLHFLWLRLSRVWPVYLVTLHLAALWLIFTLNVGHIPPEDTSGYNAVSYVRQLFLVQLWFQPYFDGSSWDGPAWSISAEWLAYLLFGALILVIFRIARATRARGLILLAIVAAVPPVVLLMATGHFYTPWSWLPRIVMQFTAGALACAAVRKLHLRDRTRTRAGYLSIVLGAAIVGGLYFFDKHPLNTVGDAGGMVDILFVPQVVALAVGVGSLPALLSTRLLVYGGQISFGLYMVHELVHTAWIWTTRQFELSLTPTLSGNATLLGLFAISVIGAMALYHLVEEPARRWMRRMVDIRPVDPPNKRLHRIDTESADRSDEVTARAG